From Flavobacterium alkalisoli, the proteins below share one genomic window:
- a CDS encoding DUF523 domain-containing protein, producing MTDLNYIKSLRVPTIENPLRILMSACLKGIKCGYDGTANGEYPSALKVLQYDTVKVSSFCPEEYSFGSPREMCDIHGGTGMDVLNGKAKVLTDSGKDWSEGMIKASEKMLEIAKAEDIELAILMDVSAACGSQVIYDGNRFAENKIYQIGMGVCAAQLMRNGFKVISQRDYASLEIVYSKIDSAHTIKTDAKDHHGIDWYKEYFNV from the coding sequence ATGACAGATCTAAACTATATAAAATCCCTAAGAGTTCCTACAATCGAAAATCCGCTTCGCATACTTATGAGTGCGTGCCTTAAAGGTATAAAATGCGGTTATGACGGTACTGCAAATGGGGAATATCCAAGTGCTTTAAAAGTACTGCAATATGACACCGTAAAAGTATCTTCCTTTTGTCCGGAAGAATACTCTTTTGGTTCTCCGCGTGAAATGTGTGATATACATGGTGGCACAGGAATGGATGTACTTAACGGTAAAGCAAAAGTACTCACCGATAGTGGAAAAGACTGGAGCGAAGGAATGATTAAAGCTTCAGAAAAAATGCTCGAAATAGCCAAAGCCGAAGATATAGAACTTGCCATATTAATGGATGTAAGTGCTGCCTGCGGTAGCCAGGTTATTTATGATGGTAACCGCTTTGCCGAAAATAAAATATACCAGATAGGTATGGGAGTTTGTGCTGCCCAGCTTATGCGAAACGGATTTAAAGTTATAAGTCAGCGGGATTATGCCAGCCTTGAGATAGTATATTCTAAAATTGACTCAGCCCATACAATCAAAACTGATGCAAAAGACCATCACGGAATTGACTGGTATAAAGAGTACTTTAATGTTTAA
- a CDS encoding alpha/beta hydrolase — MTAKSQEHTSSQNVSSFTIQAPQLGGERKIWVYLPFNYNETHKKFPVIYMHDGQNLFDSFTAFAGEWRIDEVLDSLKAESIVIGIENGGDKRINELTPYTNEKYGGGDGDKYLDFLVNTLKPYVDENYHTLTDRNNTTIFGSSLGGLISFYAILKYPKVFGKAGVFSPSFWFSEDMYDLLHNTETIDARIYFMAGDHESSETITDLERMEELVKYKIKDKKQFLKKVVHNGRHNETLWTNEFKEAYLWLTDND; from the coding sequence ATGACTGCTAAATCTCAAGAACATACTTCTTCACAAAACGTATCATCATTTACCATACAGGCACCACAACTTGGCGGTGAAAGAAAAATATGGGTATACCTGCCTTTTAATTATAATGAAACCCATAAAAAGTTTCCTGTAATATATATGCATGACGGTCAAAACCTGTTTGACAGCTTTACAGCCTTTGCAGGAGAATGGCGCATTGATGAAGTGTTGGACAGTCTAAAAGCTGAGTCTATAGTAATAGGAATAGAAAACGGAGGCGATAAACGGATTAACGAGCTTACCCCCTACACCAACGAAAAATACGGCGGAGGTGATGGTGATAAATACCTTGATTTTTTGGTAAACACCCTTAAGCCTTACGTAGATGAAAATTACCATACACTTACCGACAGGAACAATACAACTATTTTTGGCAGCTCGCTTGGAGGATTAATATCCTTTTATGCCATACTTAAGTATCCAAAAGTGTTTGGTAAGGCAGGTGTATTCTCCCCTTCATTTTGGTTTAGTGAAGATATGTATGACCTTCTACATAATACCGAGACTATAGATGCCAGGATATATTTTATGGCCGGTGACCATGAAAGCAGCGAAACCATTACCGATTTAGAGCGAATGGAAGAACTGGTAAAGTATAAGATAAAGGACAAAAAACAGTTTCTTAAAAAGGTTGTACACAACGGCAGGCATAATGAAACGCTTTGGACTAACGAGTTTAAAGAAGCTTATTTATGGCTTACTGATAATGATTGA
- a CDS encoding DUF1456 family protein, which produces MNNNDVFKKLRVALQLRDDQIVEIMELVDFRVSKAELGAFFRNADHPNYMDCGDQVLRNFLNGLIIHLRGTKEEPKNPQEVLAKNKTAVKNNKKSFSTTKQDKPKTDRPKSNKPKATKADDKKPAKNFKAKKPAPVVEKFKFKSGKKSDS; this is translated from the coding sequence ATGAATAATAACGATGTATTTAAAAAATTAAGGGTAGCACTTCAGCTTCGTGATGACCAGATTGTAGAGATTATGGAACTGGTAGACTTTAGGGTATCTAAAGCTGAATTGGGAGCTTTTTTCCGTAACGCCGACCATCCAAACTATATGGATTGTGGCGACCAGGTGCTTCGTAATTTTTTAAACGGACTTATTATTCACCTTCGAGGCACTAAGGAAGAGCCTAAAAACCCACAGGAAGTACTGGCTAAAAACAAAACTGCAGTTAAAAATAATAAAAAGAGTTTCTCTACCACTAAACAGGATAAACCGAAGACTGACAGACCTAAAAGCAATAAACCTAAAGCTACTAAAGCAGACGATAAAAAGCCCGCTAAGAACTTTAAGGCTAAAAAACCGGCTCCTGTTGTTGAGAAGTTTAAGTTTAAATCTGGCAAGAAGTCGGATTCATAA
- the lysA gene encoding diaminopimelate decarboxylase: MEAKELLKLAEEFGSPLYVYDAAKIQSQYYRLENAFSKVKNLRINYACKALSNISILKLLKQMGSGLDTVSIQEVQLGILAGFTPESIIYTPNGVSMEEIEEVAALGVQINIDNLSILEQFGAKHPTTPVCIRINPHVMAGGNSNISVGHIDSKFGISIHQMPHLLRIVENTGMHINGIHMHTGSDILDIEVFLYAAEILFKAALNFKELEFVDFGSGFKVPYKKDDIQTNVEELGKKLSKRFNAFCEEYGRDLTLAFEPGKFLVSEAGYFLAKVNVVKQTTSTVFAGIDTGFNHLIRPMFYGSHHHIENISNPKGKDRFYSVVGYICETDTFASNRKIAEINEGDILCFRNSGAYCFSMSSNYNSRVRPAEVLWYQGKGHLIRQRETFEDIIRNQVVMDFIDEPITV, translated from the coding sequence ATGGAAGCAAAAGAATTATTAAAATTAGCCGAAGAATTTGGAAGCCCTTTATATGTTTATGATGCGGCTAAAATTCAATCACAATACTACCGACTTGAAAATGCTTTTTCAAAGGTAAAAAATTTAAGAATAAACTACGCTTGTAAGGCGCTGTCAAACATATCAATACTAAAACTGCTTAAACAAATGGGCTCCGGCCTGGATACCGTTTCCATACAGGAAGTGCAACTCGGTATATTGGCCGGCTTTACGCCCGAAAGTATCATCTATACACCAAACGGTGTATCTATGGAAGAAATTGAAGAAGTAGCGGCACTTGGTGTACAAATTAATATAGACAATCTATCAATACTGGAGCAGTTTGGTGCAAAGCACCCTACTACCCCTGTATGTATCCGCATAAATCCACATGTTATGGCGGGCGGCAATAGTAATATTTCCGTGGGGCATATAGACAGCAAATTCGGTATTTCTATCCATCAGATGCCACATTTGTTGCGAATAGTGGAAAATACCGGAATGCACATCAACGGTATCCATATGCATACTGGGTCGGACATACTGGATATCGAAGTGTTCCTTTATGCTGCCGAGATATTATTTAAAGCCGCCCTAAATTTTAAAGAGCTGGAGTTTGTTGACTTTGGAAGCGGATTTAAAGTACCTTATAAAAAAGACGACATCCAGACCAATGTTGAGGAACTGGGTAAAAAACTAAGTAAAAGATTTAATGCTTTTTGTGAAGAATACGGGCGCGACCTTACCCTTGCTTTTGAGCCGGGTAAATTCCTTGTAAGTGAGGCAGGTTACTTCCTTGCAAAAGTAAATGTGGTTAAACAAACTACATCCACGGTATTTGCAGGTATAGACACAGGTTTTAACCACCTTATCCGCCCTATGTTCTATGGTTCTCACCATCATATAGAAAACATAAGCAACCCCAAAGGAAAAGACCGTTTCTACTCGGTTGTAGGGTACATTTGCGAGACCGACACTTTTGCCAGCAACAGAAAAATTGCTGAAATAAACGAAGGAGATATCCTGTGTTTCAGAAATTCGGGTGCGTACTGTTTCTCTATGTCATCAAACTACAACTCAAGGGTACGCCCTGCAGAAGTACTTTGGTATCAAGGCAAAGGACACTTAATAAGACAAAGAGAAACCTTTGAAGATATAATCCGTAACCAGGTTGTTATGGATTTTATAGACGAACCGATTACGGTTTAG
- a CDS encoding mechanosensitive ion channel family protein, whose product MWEQIKELLNETLITIGKTQLKVSSVITLILFWVVVTFILKIIKKSIYRIHSFDDAKKYSIFTLVKYILLVIAVVLSMEIVGFNLSVLLAGSAALLVGLGLGIQNLFSDYISGIVILVDSAVKMGDVIEVNNIVGTVEEIRLRTTTVLTRDDKYIIIPNSDLTRNELINWTHNALASRFEVTVGVDYSSDVELVTNLLKEAAAEEPGVLQKPAPFVRFNNFGDSSLDFSVYFWVEDVFRVENAKSQMRYRILDKFRKNGVSIPFPQRVLHTATGN is encoded by the coding sequence ATGTGGGAACAAATTAAAGAGTTGCTTAATGAAACGCTTATAACCATTGGCAAAACCCAGTTAAAAGTAAGCTCTGTTATTACACTTATCCTGTTTTGGGTAGTGGTAACCTTTATTTTAAAAATAATTAAAAAGAGTATTTACCGTATACACAGTTTTGATGATGCTAAAAAGTACTCCATTTTTACATTGGTTAAATACATACTGCTGGTAATTGCTGTAGTATTATCAATGGAAATAGTAGGCTTTAACCTTTCGGTACTGCTGGCCGGATCCGCTGCCTTATTAGTAGGTTTAGGTTTAGGTATCCAAAATCTGTTTAGCGATTACATATCGGGTATAGTAATATTGGTAGACTCCGCAGTAAAAATGGGAGATGTTATAGAGGTTAATAACATTGTAGGAACGGTAGAGGAAATAAGATTAAGAACCACCACAGTACTTACCCGTGACGATAAGTATATTATTATACCTAACTCAGACCTTACCCGTAACGAACTTATTAACTGGACACATAACGCGTTAGCTTCCCGTTTTGAGGTAACTGTGGGTGTAGATTACTCATCGGATGTTGAACTGGTAACAAACCTTTTAAAAGAAGCTGCTGCCGAAGAACCGGGAGTACTACAAAAACCCGCTCCGTTTGTACGTTTCAATAATTTTGGAGATTCATCGTTGGACTTCTCGGTTTACTTTTGGGTAGAAGACGTATTTAGAGTAGAAAATGCCAAAAGCCAGATGCGCTACCGCATTTTAGATAAATTCAGGAAGAATGGAGTTTCAATACCATTCCCGCAAAGAGTGCTGCATACAGCGACTGGAAATTAA
- a CDS encoding HAEPLYID family protein gives MNTFLKAGSAALLTCLGMLNGFAQINDEIPNNVADSLYIAEVQDYAQPVKVLHAEPLYIDLIRDLGARKGEKEWNVGMGLTDKNTHDEYIALVEYEWAPVNRLGLEVELPFSFYYPVNGNTNAPGSKLNSLKMAAQYSFFVSEKLKTSLAIGYIQEFELTDFNQYSSSPLFTGNVYNPFFIAAKRWGQNFHTLLYTGPQVFHHFEDNNTHTVWQINTNVHYMIPGTRNFIGIEFNKEAQKHDFDMTIRPQMRVGITDNILIGIVTGIPINRENERFSTFLRLIYEPGHN, from the coding sequence ATGAATACTTTTTTAAAGGCAGGATCAGCTGCCTTACTTACCTGTTTGGGAATGCTTAACGGTTTTGCCCAAATTAATGATGAAATTCCTAATAATGTAGCCGACAGCCTTTATATAGCAGAGGTACAGGATTATGCACAACCCGTTAAAGTACTCCATGCAGAACCTTTGTATATTGACCTGATAAGGGATCTTGGTGCCCGTAAAGGAGAAAAGGAATGGAACGTGGGTATGGGACTAACCGACAAAAACACTCACGACGAATATATCGCCCTTGTAGAGTATGAATGGGCTCCGGTAAACCGATTGGGACTTGAAGTGGAGCTTCCTTTTTCGTTTTACTATCCTGTAAACGGTAATACAAATGCTCCGGGAAGTAAATTAAACAGTCTTAAAATGGCTGCACAATATTCTTTCTTCGTTTCAGAAAAACTCAAAACATCTTTGGCTATTGGTTACATACAGGAATTTGAACTTACCGATTTTAATCAGTATAGCAGCTCTCCGCTGTTTACAGGTAATGTTTATAATCCGTTTTTTATTGCGGCAAAACGCTGGGGTCAAAATTTCCATACGTTACTCTATACAGGCCCGCAGGTGTTTCATCATTTTGAGGATAACAATACCCATACCGTTTGGCAAATCAATACAAATGTGCATTACATGATACCCGGTACGCGGAATTTTATCGGTATCGAATTTAATAAGGAAGCCCAAAAACATGATTTTGACATGACCATAAGGCCTCAAATGCGTGTAGGTATTACAGATAATATTCTTATAGGTATTGTAACCGGTATTCCTATAAATCGTGAAAATGAAAGATTCAGCACTTTTTTAAGGCTTATATATGAGCCCGGACACAACTAA
- a CDS encoding alpha/beta hydrolase — MKKQFFLFLFVLTATISKAQTEYVTQTNIQYYDQATNKSDAYINERCVLDIYYPKNTKNFATIVWFHGGGITQGSKEIPEYLKNKGFCVVGVNYRLNPNVKAPAYIEDSAAAVAWVFNNISKYGGDTSSIFLSGHSAGGYLISMVGLDKKYLAKHNIDANSIAGLIPFSGQCITHFTIRQEKGIKDTQPIVDEYAPLFHVRADAPPLLLITGDREMEMLGRYEENAYLARMMKIAGHKDTRLYELEGYGHNMTEPAFPLLVKEVKRIMELKKKK, encoded by the coding sequence ATGAAAAAACAGTTTTTTCTTTTTCTGTTTGTCCTTACGGCAACTATCAGTAAGGCACAAACGGAGTATGTAACCCAAACAAACATCCAGTATTATGATCAGGCAACAAATAAGTCGGACGCTTATATAAATGAGCGTTGTGTACTGGACATCTATTACCCTAAAAATACCAAAAACTTTGCTACGATAGTATGGTTTCACGGTGGCGGAATTACACAGGGAAGCAAAGAGATTCCCGAATACCTTAAAAACAAAGGCTTTTGCGTTGTAGGTGTTAACTACAGGCTTAACCCTAACGTAAAAGCACCTGCTTACATAGAAGACAGTGCTGCTGCGGTAGCCTGGGTGTTTAATAACATCAGTAAATATGGTGGTGATACCTCATCCATATTCCTTTCAGGGCATTCTGCCGGAGGATACCTTATCAGTATGGTAGGGCTTGATAAAAAATACCTAGCCAAACATAATATAGATGCTAACAGTATTGCGGGGCTTATACCTTTTAGTGGGCAGTGTATTACTCATTTTACCATAAGACAGGAAAAAGGCATTAAAGATACCCAGCCAATAGTAGACGAATATGCTCCTTTATTTCATGTAAGGGCAGATGCGCCTCCCCTTTTACTTATTACCGGCGACAGGGAAATGGAAATGCTGGGCCGTTATGAAGAAAACGCTTATTTGGCCCGTATGATGAAAATTGCAGGACATAAAGATACCCGCCTGTATGAACTGGAAGGTTACGGACATAACATGACCGAGCCCGCCTTCCCTCTACTGGTTAAGGAAGTAAAAAGGATTATGGAACTTAAAAAGAAGAAATAA
- a CDS encoding bifunctional alpha,alpha-trehalose-phosphate synthase (UDP-forming)/trehalose-phosphatase: MKIITVSYRLPVSIKRQKENVKITQSAGGLATAILSYSEKSKKNLTWVGVADFDEELWENNKDNYDRNFDIEPVYLEKRLNRNFYNVFSNSVLWSLFHYFPSYIEYNHEGFEAYKTANEIVAEKVNSIYKPGDIVWIHDYHFMGLAKIIREKHPEAKIGYFLHIPFPNFEIFRVLPNKVRRYLLEGVLGSNLVGFHTWDNAIHFTECVEKMLGHSHKNFIFSQETHRTRVGSFPISIDFDKFNDAYDKPEVIKLREEIKHLYEDKKIIFSVDRLDYTKGITNRLNAFETFLKNYPEWKEKVVFLLVIVPSREEITKYGERKKMIELNIARINGTLGNYKWSPVVYQYQSVDFDKLIALYTSADAALISPVRDGMNLVAKEYIAARKDLRGALILSVMAGAAKELQESLTINPFDDEQIALKLNYALTMSEEEQERRIERMQRYLKKHDVFRWATDFLNETEEIHSRDTKPVALADETKETVLEKFDKTKKRLILLDFDGTLVNLQPKPEMAVPDDKLIKLLNTLASDEKNDVWIISGRNHEFLEEWLGKLPIGLVAEHGGYIKRDKWESIINGTPEWKGRVIEIMHDYVDTNAESFVEIKEFGVAWHYRNVEQRQGFLASRELLSLLKNQLYNMPTQIIDGNKVIEVKHFLAHKGTTCKNNILNPDYDFVLSFGDDKTDEDLFEMLTGTNEHTVKVGPGNTAAKYRVQSVEEVLSFLGELTQCNVLK; the protein is encoded by the coding sequence ATGAAAATAATTACTGTATCATACAGGTTGCCTGTATCTATTAAAAGGCAAAAGGAGAATGTAAAAATTACACAAAGTGCCGGAGGGCTTGCCACTGCCATACTTTCTTATTCTGAAAAGAGCAAAAAAAACCTTACGTGGGTTGGTGTAGCCGATTTTGACGAAGAGCTTTGGGAAAACAACAAAGATAACTACGATAGGAACTTTGATATTGAACCCGTTTATCTTGAAAAAAGACTGAACAGGAATTTCTATAATGTATTCAGTAACTCTGTATTATGGTCATTGTTTCACTATTTCCCTTCATATATAGAGTATAATCACGAAGGATTTGAAGCCTATAAGACAGCTAATGAAATTGTTGCCGAAAAGGTAAACAGTATTTATAAACCCGGAGATATCGTTTGGATACATGATTACCATTTTATGGGACTGGCCAAAATAATAAGGGAGAAGCATCCTGAGGCAAAAATTGGCTATTTCCTTCACATACCTTTCCCTAATTTTGAAATATTCAGGGTATTGCCAAACAAAGTAAGGCGCTATCTGCTAGAAGGCGTATTGGGCAGTAACTTAGTCGGTTTCCATACTTGGGACAATGCCATTCATTTTACAGAATGTGTCGAGAAAATGCTGGGCCATTCACACAAGAATTTTATCTTCAGCCAGGAAACACACCGCACAAGAGTAGGATCCTTCCCTATCAGTATCGATTTTGATAAGTTCAATGATGCTTATGATAAGCCTGAGGTAATAAAGCTGCGAGAGGAGATTAAGCACTTATATGAAGACAAAAAAATAATCTTTTCGGTAGATAGATTAGACTATACAAAAGGGATAACCAACAGGCTTAATGCCTTTGAGACCTTTTTAAAGAATTATCCCGAATGGAAAGAAAAGGTTGTATTTCTGCTGGTTATTGTACCTTCCCGTGAAGAGATTACCAAATACGGAGAGCGTAAAAAAATGATTGAACTCAATATAGCCCGCATAAACGGTACCTTGGGTAATTATAAATGGTCGCCTGTGGTGTATCAGTACCAGTCGGTCGATTTTGATAAACTAATAGCATTATACACAAGTGCCGATGCAGCTCTTATATCTCCTGTAAGAGACGGAATGAACCTTGTAGCAAAAGAATACATAGCTGCCCGTAAAGATTTAAGGGGAGCACTCATATTAAGTGTAATGGCAGGTGCAGCAAAAGAACTTCAGGAATCGCTTACTATTAATCCTTTTGATGACGAACAGATTGCCCTTAAGCTGAACTACGCCCTTACTATGAGCGAAGAAGAACAGGAACGACGTATAGAAAGAATGCAGCGCTACCTTAAGAAGCATGATGTATTTAGATGGGCTACCGATTTCCTTAACGAGACTGAGGAAATACACAGTAGAGATACAAAACCTGTAGCCCTGGCTGATGAAACAAAAGAAACAGTTCTTGAAAAATTTGATAAGACCAAAAAGAGGCTTATTCTTCTGGATTTTGACGGGACTCTTGTAAACCTGCAGCCAAAGCCCGAAATGGCAGTACCTGACGACAAACTTATAAAACTGCTAAACACACTGGCAAGCGATGAGAAAAATGACGTATGGATAATTAGCGGCAGAAATCATGAATTTTTAGAAGAATGGTTAGGCAAACTCCCTATTGGACTTGTTGCAGAACATGGCGGATATATAAAACGTGATAAATGGGAATCTATAATAAATGGTACGCCGGAATGGAAAGGCCGTGTTATTGAGATAATGCATGATTATGTAGATACTAATGCGGAAAGCTTTGTTGAAATAAAAGAATTTGGCGTTGCATGGCATTACAGGAATGTAGAACAAAGACAGGGTTTCCTAGCTTCGAGGGAATTATTATCACTACTTAAAAACCAGCTTTATAACATGCCTACACAAATTATAGACGGTAATAAGGTTATAGAGGTAAAACACTTTTTGGCACACAAAGGTACCACCTGTAAAAACAATATCCTAAATCCTGATTATGACTTCGTTCTATCTTTCGGTGATGATAAAACTGACGAAGACCTGTTTGAAATGCTTACCGGAACCAATGAACATACCGTTAAGGTGGGTCCGGGTAATACGGCCGCTAAATACAGGGTACAATCGGTAGAGGAAGTATTAAGTTTTTTAGGAGAGCTTACACAGTGTAACGTGTTGAAATAA
- the sucC gene encoding ADP-forming succinate--CoA ligase subunit beta: MNLHEYQGKEILASHGVRVQRGIVANNAVEAVAAAKELTAETGTQWYVVKAQIHAGGRGKGGGVKLAKNLQQVEEIAEQIIGMDLITPQTPPTGKKVHKVLIAEDVYYPGESEVSEFYMSVLLNRSKGRNMIMYSTEGGMDIEEVAEKTPHLIFTEEIDPAVGLQGFQARRIAFNLGLSGNAFKEMVKFVDSLYTAYVQSDSSLFEINPVLKTSDDKILAVDAKVVLDDNALYRQKKYADMRDVREENPIEVEAKEVGLNYVDLDGTVGCMVNGAGLAMATMDLIKYAGFEPANFLDVGGTADAKRVETAFRIILRDPNVKAILINIFGGIVRCDRVAQGVVDAYKNMGDSIKVPIIVRLQGTNADIAKELIDNSGMPILSATLFQEAADQVKAALS; the protein is encoded by the coding sequence ATGAATTTACACGAATATCAGGGAAAAGAAATACTGGCAAGTCACGGCGTACGTGTACAGCGCGGTATTGTTGCTAACAATGCTGTGGAGGCTGTTGCTGCCGCTAAAGAATTAACTGCCGAGACCGGCACACAGTGGTATGTGGTAAAAGCACAGATACACGCAGGTGGCCGCGGTAAAGGTGGTGGTGTTAAGCTTGCAAAAAACCTTCAGCAGGTTGAAGAGATTGCAGAGCAGATTATAGGTATGGATCTTATAACGCCTCAAACTCCTCCAACAGGTAAAAAAGTTCACAAAGTACTTATCGCTGAGGATGTTTACTACCCTGGTGAAAGTGAAGTTTCTGAGTTCTATATGTCTGTTTTATTAAACAGAAGTAAAGGCCGTAACATGATTATGTATTCTACTGAAGGTGGTATGGATATCGAAGAGGTTGCAGAAAAAACTCCTCACCTTATCTTTACTGAAGAAATTGATCCTGCAGTAGGTTTACAGGGCTTCCAGGCAAGAAGGATTGCATTTAACCTTGGCCTGTCTGGTAATGCTTTTAAAGAAATGGTGAAATTTGTTGACTCTCTTTATACAGCTTATGTACAAAGCGATTCTTCACTATTTGAAATTAACCCTGTATTAAAAACTTCTGACGATAAAATCTTAGCTGTAGATGCTAAAGTTGTTCTTGATGACAACGCTCTTTACAGACAAAAGAAATATGCAGATATGCGTGACGTTCGTGAAGAGAACCCAATTGAGGTTGAGGCTAAAGAAGTAGGTCTTAACTATGTGGATCTTGACGGTACAGTAGGCTGTATGGTAAACGGTGCAGGTCTTGCAATGGCTACTATGGACCTTATTAAGTATGCAGGTTTTGAGCCGGCTAACTTCCTTGACGTAGGTGGTACTGCAGATGCTAAGCGTGTTGAAACTGCTTTCCGTATTATCCTTCGTGATCCAAACGTAAAAGCTATCCTTATTAACATCTTTGGTGGTATAGTTCGTTGTGACCGTGTTGCTCAGGGTGTTGTAGATGCTTACAAAAATATGGGTGACTCTATTAAAGTGCCTATCATTGTACGTTTACAGGGTACGAATGCAGATATCGCTAAAGAACTTATCGATAACTCAGGTATGCCAATCCTTTCTGCTACTCTGTTCCAGGAAGCTGCAGATCAGGTTAAAGCTGCTTTAAGCTAA
- a CDS encoding excinuclease ABC subunit B — protein sequence MSTYEEKLSLLSEMIAFARIDGQIHEREYQFLTIVASQLKVEKSVFESLFVHEAKKVVIKSEHQRILQFYRLALLMHADGILHDNEQVAIREMGVNMGLSPFAMRSVLQEMQKSPTGLIDPDVLLALFRAQHN from the coding sequence ATGAGCACATATGAAGAAAAATTAAGCTTATTGTCAGAAATGATTGCGTTTGCAAGAATAGACGGGCAGATACACGAGCGCGAATACCAGTTTCTGACTATTGTAGCTTCTCAGCTTAAGGTTGAAAAAAGTGTTTTTGAAAGTCTTTTTGTACATGAGGCTAAAAAGGTGGTTATTAAATCCGAACATCAGCGTATACTACAGTTTTACCGTCTGGCACTTTTAATGCATGCAGATGGTATATTGCATGATAATGAGCAGGTTGCCATACGTGAAATGGGTGTTAATATGGGGCTTAGTCCTTTTGCCATGAGAAGTGTGTTGCAGGAAATGCAGAAATCTCCAACCGGACTTATTGATCCTGATGTATTGCTGGCGCTTTTCAGGGCACAGCATAATTAA